One window from the genome of Antechinus flavipes isolate AdamAnt ecotype Samford, QLD, Australia chromosome X, AdamAnt_v2, whole genome shotgun sequence encodes:
- the RAP2C gene encoding ras-related protein Rap-2c yields MREYKVVVLGSGGVGKSALTVQFVTGTFIEKYDPTIEDFYRKEIEVDSSPSVLEILDTAGTEQFASMRDLYIKNGQGFILVYSLVNQQSFQDIKPMRDQIVRVKRYEKVPLILVGNKVDLESEREVLTAEGRALAQEWGCPFMETSAKSKTMVDELFAEIVRQMNYASLPEKQDQCCTTCIIQ; encoded by the exons ATGAGGGAATACAAGGTGGTGGTGTTAGGGAGCGGAGGGGTGGGTAAGTCTGCCCTGACTGTGCAGTTTGTCACGGGCACCTTCATTGAGAAATATGACCCCACCATTGAGGATTTTTACCGCAAGGAGATCGAAGTGGACTCTTCTCCCTCTGTACTGGAAATCCTGGACACCGCAGGGACTGAGCAGTTTGCTTCCATGAGAGATCTCTACATCAAAAACGGCCAAGGTTTCATCCTAGTTTATAGCCTGGTTAACCAGCAGTCTTTCCAG GATATCAAGCCCATGAGGGACCAGATTGTCAGggtgaagagatatgaaaaagtcCCACTCATCCTAGTGGGGAATAAagtggatctggaatcagaaagggaGGTTTTGACTGCAGAAGGCAGAGCTTTGGCTCAGGAGTGGGGCTGCCCGTTCATGGAGACATCAGCCAAAAGTAAAACAATGGTGGACGAACTCTTTGCAGAAATCGTCAGGCAAATGAACTATGCATCTCTGCCTGAGAAACAAGATCAGTGTTGTACAACTTGCATCATCCAGTGA